One region of Skermanella mucosa genomic DNA includes:
- the clpA gene encoding ATP-dependent Clp protease ATP-binding subunit ClpA — translation MLSRNLEQSLHRALAYANERRHEYATLEHLLLALTEDQDAVAVLRACGVNLDKLRSELGEYLDNELSNLITNRPEDAKPTAGFQRVLQRAAIHVQSSGREEVTGANVLVALFSERESHAVYYLQEQEMTRFDAVNYISHGIAKAPGRNETKRVSGADDDAAAEKVVKKGTEALEAYCVNLNKKAASGKIDPLIGREQEVERTIQILCRRSKNNPLYVGDPGVGKTAIAEGLARRIVHGEVPDVLENATIFSLDMGSLLAGTRYRGDFEERLKAVLSELEAMEGAILFIDEIHTVIGAGATSGGAMDASNLLKPALASGALRCVGSTTYKEYRNYFEKDRALVRRFQKIDVNEPSIEDAVKILRGLKPYYEKYHRIRYTNEAIRSAVELSARYIGDRKLPDKAIDIIDEVGAAQMLVPESRRKKTISVKDVEAVVAKIARIPPKSVSRDDREVLLNLDRDLRTMVFGQDKAIEALSSAIKLARAGLRDPEKPIGNYLFSGPTGVGKTEAARQLSMTLGIELIRFDMSEYMERHTVSRLIGAPPGYVGFDQGGLLTDAIDQHPHAVLLLDEIEKAHPDLFNILLQVMDHGKLTDHNGKTVDFRNVILIMTTNAGASDMAKPAIGFERAARVGEDMEAINRMFTPEFRNRLDAIIPFSALSQEIIGQVVDKFVIQLEAQLTDRGVTIELTDEAREWLGRKGYDPLYGARPLGRVIQENIKKPLAEELLFGKLAKGGTVKVTVVDDKLTFTYPDPPPTDSEEEKVPEMVD, via the coding sequence ATGCTCTCGCGTAATCTCGAGCAATCGCTGCACCGAGCCTTAGCCTACGCCAACGAGCGCCGTCACGAATACGCCACGCTTGAGCATCTCCTGCTCGCGCTCACGGAAGATCAGGATGCGGTAGCCGTCCTGCGGGCGTGCGGCGTGAACCTCGACAAGCTGCGCTCGGAGCTTGGCGAATACCTCGACAACGAGCTTTCGAACCTGATCACCAACCGTCCCGAGGACGCGAAGCCGACTGCCGGCTTCCAGCGGGTGCTGCAGCGGGCGGCGATCCACGTACAAAGTTCCGGCCGCGAAGAAGTGACGGGAGCGAATGTGCTGGTTGCGCTGTTCTCTGAACGCGAGAGCCATGCGGTCTATTACCTGCAGGAGCAGGAAATGACCCGGTTCGACGCGGTGAACTATATTTCTCACGGGATCGCGAAGGCGCCGGGCCGCAACGAAACGAAGCGGGTATCAGGAGCTGACGACGACGCTGCGGCGGAGAAGGTCGTGAAGAAAGGCACTGAAGCTCTCGAGGCATATTGTGTCAACCTTAACAAGAAGGCGGCCAGCGGGAAGATCGATCCGCTGATCGGGCGGGAGCAGGAGGTCGAGCGGACCATCCAGATCCTGTGCCGCCGTTCCAAGAACAACCCGCTCTACGTGGGTGATCCCGGCGTCGGCAAGACCGCCATCGCCGAGGGCCTGGCCCGCCGGATCGTCCACGGCGAGGTTCCGGACGTCCTGGAGAACGCGACCATCTTCTCGCTCGACATGGGATCGCTGCTGGCCGGCACCCGGTACCGCGGCGACTTCGAGGAGCGGCTGAAGGCGGTCCTGTCCGAACTGGAAGCGATGGAAGGCGCCATCCTCTTCATCGACGAGATCCACACGGTGATCGGCGCCGGTGCGACCTCGGGCGGTGCGATGGACGCGTCCAACCTGCTGAAGCCGGCGCTCGCCAGCGGCGCGCTCCGGTGCGTCGGTTCGACGACCTACAAGGAATACCGCAACTACTTCGAGAAGGACCGGGCGCTGGTCCGGCGCTTCCAGAAGATCGACGTCAACGAGCCGTCGATCGAGGATGCGGTCAAGATCCTGCGGGGCCTGAAGCCGTACTACGAGAAGTACCACCGGATCCGCTACACCAACGAGGCGATCCGCTCGGCGGTCGAGCTGTCGGCGCGCTACATCGGCGACCGCAAGCTGCCGGACAAGGCCATCGACATCATCGACGAGGTCGGTGCCGCCCAGATGCTGGTGCCGGAGTCGCGGCGCAAGAAGACCATCTCGGTCAAGGACGTGGAGGCGGTGGTCGCCAAGATCGCCCGGATCCCGCCCAAGAGCGTGTCGCGCGACGACCGCGAGGTGCTGCTGAACCTGGATCGCGACCTGCGCACCATGGTGTTCGGCCAGGACAAGGCGATCGAGGCCCTGTCCTCGGCGATCAAGCTGGCCCGCGCCGGCCTGCGGGATCCGGAGAAGCCGATCGGCAACTACCTGTTCAGCGGCCCGACCGGCGTCGGCAAGACCGAGGCGGCGCGCCAGCTCAGCATGACGCTGGGGATCGAGCTGATCCGCTTCGACATGTCCGAGTACATGGAGCGGCATACCGTGTCGCGCCTGATCGGTGCGCCTCCGGGCTATGTCGGGTTCGACCAGGGTGGCCTGCTGACCGACGCGATCGACCAGCACCCGCACGCGGTCCTGCTGCTCGACGAGATCGAGAAGGCCCATCCGGATCTGTTCAACATCCTGTTGCAGGTGATGGACCACGGCAAGCTGACCGACCACAACGGCAAGACGGTCGATTTCCGCAACGTGATCCTGATCATGACCACGAACGCGGGCGCCTCCGACATGGCGAAGCCGGCGATCGGGTTCGAGCGGGCGGCGCGGGTCGGCGAGGACATGGAGGCGATCAACCGCATGTTCACGCCGGAGTTCCGCAACCGTCTGGACGCCATCATCCCGTTCTCCGCGCTCTCGCAGGAGATCATCGGCCAGGTCGTCGACAAGTTCGTCATCCAGCTGGAAGCCCAGCTCACGGATCGCGGCGTGACGATCGAACTGACCGACGAGGCCCGGGAGTGGCTCGGCCGGAAGGGCTACGATCCTCTCTACGGCGCCCGGCCGCTCGGCCGCGTGATCCAGGAGAACATCAAGAAGCCGCTGGCCGAGGAACTGCTGTTCGGCAAGCTGGCCAAGGGCGGCACCGTCAAGGTGACGGTGGTGGACGACAAGCTGACCTTCACCTATCCCGATCCGCCGCCGACGGACAGCGAGGAGGAGAAAGTCCCGGAGATGGTGGACTGA
- a CDS encoding Crp/Fnr family transcriptional regulator, whose translation MANPWIMKMEQFTPFSDEDRELLDRLTFRNVQTYGANEDILREGEHSPDNHLVISGLACRYKILEDGRRQILAFLVAGDLCDAEIFILKEMDHHIGTLAPSRIAAVPGDTMRELLLNRPGVALALWWGTLQDESILRERIIDHGRRDAYGRIAFLIYEMLLRLRAVGVMRDERFEWPLTQSDLADATGLTPVYVNRVLQRLREEGLIATEGKFWAVLDPAGLRKAARFNPNYLHLDRAHDDPGSAPGKRLKGLI comes from the coding sequence ATGGCCAACCCCTGGATCATGAAGATGGAGCAGTTCACCCCCTTCTCCGATGAAGACAGGGAATTGCTGGATCGACTCACGTTTCGGAATGTCCAGACCTATGGGGCGAACGAGGATATCCTGCGCGAGGGGGAGCATTCTCCGGACAACCATCTGGTTATTTCCGGCCTGGCCTGCCGCTACAAGATCCTGGAGGACGGCAGGCGGCAGATCCTGGCATTCCTCGTGGCGGGCGATCTCTGCGATGCCGAGATCTTCATCCTGAAGGAGATGGATCACCATATCGGCACCCTCGCCCCGAGCCGGATCGCCGCGGTGCCGGGCGACACCATGCGCGAACTGCTGCTCAATCGGCCCGGCGTGGCCCTGGCCCTCTGGTGGGGCACCCTGCAGGACGAATCCATCCTGCGCGAGCGGATCATCGATCACGGCCGTCGGGACGCCTATGGCAGGATCGCGTTCCTCATATACGAGATGCTCCTCCGCCTGAGGGCGGTCGGGGTGATGCGCGACGAACGGTTCGAGTGGCCGCTGACCCAGTCGGACCTCGCCGATGCGACCGGCCTGACGCCCGTGTACGTCAACCGGGTCCTGCAAAGGCTGCGCGAGGAAGGGCTGATCGCGACCGAGGGGAAGTTCTGGGCCGTGCTCGATCCGGCCGGGCTCAGGAAGGCCGCCAGGTTCAATCCGAACTACCTTCACCTTGACCGCGCGCATGACGACCCGGGAAGCGCCCCCGGCAAAAGGCTGAAGGGCCTGATCTGA
- a CDS encoding GNAT family N-acetyltransferase, giving the protein MPDGNDSITVKVIPGIGAVDAAAWDACAGAENPFLSHAFLGALEDSGSCRAATGWQPQHLVLKSPEGGIWGAVPLYLKSHSYGEYVFDHAWANAYERAGGSYYPKLQAAVPFTPVTGPRLLVHPEAPAGVAPALISTMEQLGLRHAVSSIHVTFPTESDWNRFGEAGWLQRIGQQYHWENRGYGSFDDFLGELNSRKRKSIRKERREVAETGVKIHTLTGPDLRPEHWDVFYKFYMDTSDRKWGSAYLNRKFFRQLGETMADRVVLILVEDDGDWVAGALNLLGSDTLYGRNWGCLATYKHLHFEACYYRAIDFAIERGLKRVEAGAQGQHKIQRGYLPTPTYSAHWIRDPGFRAAIADYLRRERPAVESEIEILMQDSPFRQENGCG; this is encoded by the coding sequence ATGCCAGACGGAAATGACAGCATCACGGTCAAGGTGATACCGGGTATCGGCGCGGTCGACGCCGCCGCCTGGGATGCCTGTGCCGGCGCGGAGAACCCGTTCCTCAGCCACGCCTTCCTCGGGGCGCTCGAAGACAGCGGGTCCTGCCGCGCCGCGACCGGCTGGCAGCCCCAGCATCTGGTGCTGAAAAGCCCGGAAGGCGGGATCTGGGGAGCGGTCCCGCTCTACCTGAAAAGCCACTCCTACGGCGAATACGTGTTCGACCATGCCTGGGCGAACGCCTACGAGCGGGCGGGCGGCAGCTATTATCCCAAGCTCCAGGCCGCCGTCCCCTTCACGCCGGTGACCGGACCGCGCCTGCTGGTCCACCCGGAGGCCCCCGCCGGGGTGGCCCCGGCCTTGATCTCCACCATGGAGCAGCTGGGCCTCCGTCACGCGGTCTCCTCGATCCACGTCACCTTCCCGACCGAATCGGACTGGAACCGCTTCGGCGAGGCCGGCTGGCTCCAGCGGATCGGGCAGCAATACCATTGGGAGAACCGAGGCTACGGCAGCTTCGACGATTTCCTGGGCGAGCTGAATTCCCGCAAGCGCAAGTCGATCCGCAAGGAGCGGCGGGAAGTGGCCGAGACCGGCGTGAAGATCCACACCCTGACCGGCCCCGACCTGCGTCCGGAGCACTGGGATGTCTTCTACAAGTTCTACATGGACACCAGCGACCGGAAGTGGGGCAGCGCCTACCTGAACCGGAAGTTCTTCCGCCAGCTCGGCGAGACCATGGCCGACCGGGTCGTGCTGATCCTGGTCGAGGACGATGGCGACTGGGTCGCGGGCGCCCTGAACCTGCTTGGCAGCGACACGCTCTATGGCCGCAACTGGGGCTGCCTCGCCACGTACAAGCACCTGCATTTCGAGGCCTGCTACTACCGCGCCATCGATTTCGCGATCGAGCGGGGGCTCAAGCGGGTGGAGGCCGGCGCCCAGGGCCAGCACAAGATCCAGCGCGGTTACCTGCCCACCCCGACCTACAGCGCCCACTGGATCCGCGACCCGGGCTTCCGCGCCGCGATCGCCGACTATCTCAGGCGCGAGCGGCCCGCCGTGGAGAGCGAGATCGAGATCCTGATGCAGGACAGCCCGTTCCGGCAGGAGAACGGCTGCGGCTGA
- a CDS encoding phasin family protein gives MATTPTYQQFATVSKEQFEKAAAQIAKGYEEYATFSKANVDALIQAGNVLAKGFEELSKRTLAYSQSSLESGAAAGKAAMGVKTVRDLVDLQSSYTKSTLDTALAESAKLSELSVKVANEAFQPINARLNATIEKLSKPLAA, from the coding sequence ATGGCCACGACCCCGACCTATCAGCAGTTCGCGACCGTTTCCAAGGAGCAGTTCGAGAAGGCGGCCGCCCAGATCGCCAAGGGCTACGAGGAATACGCCACCTTCAGCAAGGCGAACGTCGATGCCCTGATCCAGGCCGGCAACGTCCTCGCGAAGGGCTTCGAGGAGTTGAGCAAGCGCACGCTGGCCTATTCCCAGTCCTCGCTGGAGAGCGGCGCCGCCGCCGGCAAGGCCGCGATGGGCGTCAAGACCGTCCGTGACCTGGTCGACCTGCAGTCCAGCTACACCAAGTCCACCCTCGACACCGCGCTGGCCGAAAGCGCCAAGCTGTCGGAGCTGTCGGTCAAGGTCGCCAACGAGGCGTTCCAGCCGATCAACGCGCGCCTCAACGCCACCATCGAGAAGCTGAGCAAGCCGCTGGCGGCGTAA
- the clpS gene encoding ATP-dependent Clp protease adapter ClpS, giving the protein MADSDKHGDEGTVTGVVVKAKPKTKKPSMYKVLMLNDDYTPMEFVVLVLERFFNKNREEATRIMLHVHRRGVGICGVFTYEVAETKVTQVMDFARQHQHPLQCTLEKD; this is encoded by the coding sequence ATGGCCGACAGCGACAAGCACGGGGACGAGGGAACCGTGACGGGAGTGGTCGTCAAGGCCAAGCCCAAGACGAAGAAACCCTCTATGTACAAAGTTCTAATGCTGAACGACGACTATACTCCGATGGAGTTCGTCGTTCTGGTGTTGGAGCGATTCTTCAACAAGAACCGCGAGGAAGCCACGCGCATCATGTTGCACGTGCATCGGCGTGGCGTCGGCATCTGCGGAGTTTTCACCTACGAGGTAGCCGAAACGAAGGTTACCCAGGTGATGGACTTTGCCCGCCAACACCAGCATCCTTTGCAATGCACCCTGGAGAAGGATTAG
- a CDS encoding peptidase has translation MTYCLGIKTRDGLIGLSDGRITSGSQLSAARKVTIMGSGGHRFFIMNSGLRSVRDKTLAYLRRDMSKRPTETFSSMLDAVGAFTTCLRQVAAEDKEALEASKLHFNLHAIIGGRLSDDREPTMFLVYPEGNWIEVDERTPYLSIGATAYGKPILDRALRYDTSMQTALKLAYLSFDSTRFSSADVGFPIDMVTMTNSDGNWRQTQFDYDDLVDQRQWWNRNLTDLAQRMPDGPWIETLMPAAQPTLAVVGGEDRE, from the coding sequence ATGACCTATTGCCTCGGCATCAAGACCCGCGATGGCCTGATCGGCCTGTCCGATGGCCGCATCACCAGCGGTTCCCAGCTATCGGCGGCCCGCAAGGTCACGATCATGGGGTCGGGGGGGCATCGCTTCTTCATCATGAATTCGGGCCTGCGCAGCGTCCGCGACAAGACGCTGGCGTATCTGCGCCGCGACATGTCCAAGCGCCCGACCGAGACCTTCTCCAGCATGCTCGACGCGGTCGGCGCCTTCACCACCTGCCTGCGGCAAGTCGCCGCGGAGGACAAGGAGGCGCTGGAAGCCAGCAAGCTGCACTTCAACCTCCACGCCATCATCGGCGGCCGGCTGTCCGACGACCGGGAGCCGACCATGTTCCTGGTCTATCCCGAGGGCAACTGGATCGAGGTTGACGAGCGCACGCCCTATCTGTCCATCGGGGCCACCGCCTACGGCAAGCCGATCCTGGACCGGGCGCTGCGGTACGACACGTCCATGCAGACGGCTCTGAAGCTGGCCTACCTGTCCTTCGACTCGACCCGTTTCAGCTCGGCCGACGTCGGGTTCCCGATCGACATGGTGACGATGACCAACAGCGACGGCAACTGGCGCCAGACCCAGTTCGACTACGACGACCTGGTCGACCAGCGCCAGTGGTGGAACCGCAACCTGACTGATTTGGCCCAGCGCATGCCGGACGGCCCCTGGATCGAAACGCTGATGCCCGCCGCCCAGCCGACGCTGGCGGTGGTCGGCGGCGAGGACCGCGAATAG
- a CDS encoding CaiB/BaiF CoA transferase family protein, whose amino-acid sequence MTGGLLDGIRVLDLSQYLPGPFAAQMLADMGADVVKVEPPSGDPMRRLGGTDSDGLAPAYKLVNAGKTVVLLDLKQAGDRASFESLVRAADVLVESYRPGTLDRLGLSRARLGDLNPGLVHAALSGWGQDGPYRLRAGHDINYMALGGGLASSGMAGMPAMAHPPVADHAAAIQTVAAVSAALFRRSRTGQGAFLDVSLMETVLGWQSWPLTLARRRASPRPAGDLLTGGAACYQIYTTADGRFVTLGAIEEKFWAAFCATLGRPDWTPRQFEPMPQRDLIREVAAAVAAEPLAHWEARFAEVDCCFETVAELADVPGHPHVAARGQVRLSGDAEPLVETLFGLRVDGEPPPARPVLKQADANAVLDRWKAA is encoded by the coding sequence ATGACCGGCGGGCTTCTCGACGGCATCCGCGTCCTTGATCTCAGCCAATACCTGCCGGGTCCGTTCGCTGCCCAGATGCTGGCGGACATGGGTGCCGACGTGGTCAAGGTGGAACCGCCGTCGGGCGATCCGATGCGGCGGCTCGGCGGGACCGACTCGGACGGGCTGGCTCCCGCCTACAAGCTGGTCAATGCCGGCAAGACCGTGGTCCTGCTGGACCTGAAGCAGGCCGGGGATAGGGCGTCGTTCGAGTCCCTGGTGCGGGCCGCCGACGTGCTGGTCGAGAGCTACCGGCCGGGCACCCTCGACCGGCTCGGGCTGTCGCGCGCTCGGCTCGGGGACCTGAACCCCGGCCTCGTCCATGCCGCGCTGTCCGGCTGGGGGCAGGACGGCCCCTACCGGCTGCGCGCCGGCCACGACATCAACTACATGGCGCTGGGCGGCGGCCTGGCCTCTTCGGGGATGGCGGGCATGCCGGCGATGGCCCATCCGCCGGTGGCCGACCATGCCGCCGCCATCCAGACGGTCGCCGCGGTGTCGGCCGCCCTGTTCCGGCGGAGCAGGACGGGGCAGGGGGCTTTCCTGGACGTCAGCCTGATGGAGACGGTGCTGGGGTGGCAGTCCTGGCCGCTCACCCTGGCCCGGCGCAGAGCATCTCCCCGGCCGGCGGGCGACCTACTGACGGGAGGGGCGGCCTGTTACCAGATCTACACGACGGCGGACGGCCGCTTCGTTACCCTGGGCGCCATCGAGGAGAAGTTTTGGGCCGCATTCTGCGCCACCCTGGGCCGGCCCGACTGGACCCCGCGCCAGTTCGAGCCGATGCCCCAGCGGGACCTGATCCGCGAAGTGGCCGCCGCCGTCGCGGCCGAGCCGCTGGCCCATTGGGAGGCGCGGTTCGCCGAGGTGGACTGCTGCTTCGAGACGGTGGCCGAGCTGGCCGACGTGCCCGGGCATCCCCACGTCGCCGCGCGCGGGCAGGTGAGGCTGTCGGGAGACGCCGAGCCCCTGGTCGAAACCCTGTTCGGGCTGCGGGTGGACGGCGAGCCGCCGCCGGCCCGGCCGGTGCTGAAGCAGGCCGACGCGAATGCCGTTCTCGATCGCTGGAAAGCCGCCTGA